TCTTAAACTTGTTTTTGAATCTGATAAAGTTGTTATTTCTCGTAGGGGAGACTTTGTTGGGAAGGGTTACCATAGTGGGACTTTATTTGTATTGAACATCGCTCAAGAGATTACTAATAATGTTAGTACTTTCAATTCTGCTTATATTGCTGAGTCTATTGATTTGTGGCATGGTAGACTTGGTTATGTTAATATTGCTTCTATTAaaagacttagaaaaatagaatTAATTTATACAGTTAATGTtgataatttttctaagtgtcaTATTTGTGTAGAAGCAAAACATACCAAAAAGCCTTTTAAGAATGTAACTAGTAGAAAGACAGAATTGCTTAAACTAGGGCATTCAGACTTAGTAGATTTCAAGAACATTATTAGTAAgggtggagagaaatcctacatCACCTTTGTAGATGACTCTTCTAGATACATTAAGGTATATCTTCTTAAGTCAAAGATGAGGCTAAAAACATATTTTTAAAATACAAGGCAGAAGTAAAGAATCAATTAGATAGAAAAATCAAGAGACTTAGGTTTGACAGGGGTGGTGAATATAGTACTAATACTCTGGAAGacttttgtgagaaaaatgataTTATACATGAGGTGAATGCTCCCTATACTCCCCAACAAAATAGTGTAGCTGAACGGAAAAATAGAATCGttaaggaaatgatgaattctataCTTTTGAGTTTGGGTTTATCTGATAATATATGGGGGAAGCTGTTTTATATGCATGCTATGTTCTTAATAAGGTCCCCTTTAAGAAGTTAGATAAAACCCCGTATGAGTTATGGAAAGGGTTTGCCCATAATTTGAAAATTCtgaaagtgtgggggtgtttggctaaTGTTGGTCTACCTGATTTTAAATATGTAACTATTGGACCCAAGATTTTTGATGCTATTTTCATTGGTTATGCTCAAAATAGTGTTGCGTATAGATTTATGTCTTTGAATGATAGTtctatctatgaatctagagaTGTAGAATTTTTTGAGCATGATTTTCCATTGAAAAATAATTTGCCTAGTGATGTGCATAATAATTCTTCTACATCTATGTCTATTAATTCTCATATTGTACCTTCTTCTAATGTTACTGCTAATGAGCATGAAAATGAACTTAGAAGAAGTAAGAGGCGTAGAATTGAAGCTAGCTTTGGTCCTGACTTTATCACTACTTTCTTGACTAAAAATATTGATCTTGATATTTTGAATAGTGAATTAGTATCTATCTACCTAATAGAAGAAGACCCTATGACTTATAATGAAGCAATGAGGTTAATAGATGCTAGTTTTTGGAAAGAGACCATTAAAAGTGAATTAGACTCTATAGTTTCTAATCACACTTGGGACTTGTCTAATTTGCCTAAAGGTTGTAAACCCATAAGTAGAAAGTAGATATTTAAGAAGAAATTGAGACCTGATGATACAATTGAGAAGTATAAGGCTAGACTTATTATTAGTTATTTTAACGAAAAGAAAGacattgattactttgacacttattcACCTGTGACTAAGATAGAGACTATTAGAACTCTTGTTTCTTTAGCCGTTTTTCATAATTTAGTGatacatcaaatggatgttaaaacggCTTTCCTAAATGGTGATTTAGAGGAAGAGATATATATGTCTCATCTTGAGAGATTTGTGATCCAAGGTCATGAGGATAAAGTATGCAAATTGAGAAAGTCTATGTATGGTCTAAATCAAGCACCTAAGCAATGGTATGAAAAGTTTAATAGCACATTAGTGGGTAATGGTTTTGTTGTTAATGCATCCGATACTTGTGTTTATTCCAAGATGATGTGATCAGATTGTGTTATTATATgtttgtatgtggatgacatgttaatctTTGGCCCTAATGTGAATGTTGTTAATGAGACTAAGAATTTTTTGTCTTctaaatttgaaatgaaagatcttggagaaGCATATGTGATTTTAGGGATTAAAATCAAAATAACTTCTAATAATTTTTCATTATCTCAGTCTCATTATATTGAGAAAATTTTGAAAAGGTTTAATTGTTTTGATGTAGCACCTGTGAGAACTCCTTATGATCCTAGCATACACTTGAGAGGGAATAAGGAATCTAGTGTTTCTCAAACTGAATATGCTAAGATAATTGGTAGTGTAGTGATTTTCATGAATTAAACATGACCTAATATTGCTTATGCTTTTAGTATATTGAGTAGATATACTCACAGTCCTagtacactactagaaattcgctaaaaattgaccaaaaataccgaccaacgttggtcggttatggcaaaataccgaccaaaatgtgaccattacggtgtggacggtgttttgatggtcggaatggcttaccgaccaaagttggttggaaattaccgaccaactttggtcggtatattaaaacgaccatctgacaagtttaattacttaccgaccaactttggtcggaaatatattttattaatttaattttaccgaccaaagttggtcggtttaactaaattatgtttttttattaattattaaaattaaaaaaaccgaccaactttggtcggtaattgaaaatatatattttttaaaactaattaaaattaaatattaccgaccaactatggtcggtaatctcaacaatgcaagcaaaataccgaccaaagttggacggtattcttgaattctgggaattcaatgttcattaaccgactaactttggtcggtattttggaataatttattttttttattaaaaactgaccaacgttggtcggtttttctgggattaattttggcataaaagacctgttttggcagctaaaccacctgccagcataccaatacaacaacacaacaacaataacaaaaacaaaaacacaacaacaacaacacaacaacaacaacaacaacaacaacaacaacaacataacaacaacaacaacaacaacaacaacaacaaaaacacaacaacaacaacacaacaacaacaacaacaacaacaacaacacaacaacaacaaccaaaacattcaataaatactttaaaactaacaaattaaagttcaattgaacataaaaatccaaaaccaagttaaaactaattacaactagttcaaaactggttctatttgtctagttcaaagtatataaaagtcaatgggtgttttgtacaacatcatcatcaccgtctagtgaactttcatctacaagacgatatagagaacgatCTTGTGGAGGACGGAAAGCAcaatcacggggaggacgggaggaacgatcacgagcagggcgggaggaacgatcacgtggagttcgaccctctggagatgactcacgagatcggggcaacggaaaagctccactagataggagagttctgatcagagcttgcatgccaaggaattgagcatctctaagcctttatCTTTCCTTGGCCgtttctagctctgatgtgagctttgtcactgtctcccgcatagcagagaggctctccctattaagttgctcgccatgcgaggaagtccctattcctcgcattctatacttatagcgatggaaatttttagtaggaagcccgtataccttcccccattttggaccgccaacagactccaaccatattctttcagcatcctcgtccgaaggttgggttggctcacccgattcaccaactggatgactacggatgaattcctccacgttactttggtagctaccctatattattttaaattaaatcagtatttcaagttgtttataaaagtaaattataatacttaaataaaattaaaagcttacatatgcagtcgaggcccggtcctcgacccacctatcttgatccccctctttcttcttcttcttcacaacatgtgtctccttgaatagctcatcatgactcattggacgcccatacttcttttcctgaaaacaaattaatttagttaataaacagaatagatatacttagaaaagtaaaataatttaagcaattacgtaccaatcttctttttattgtccctaggctgatcgcacgtccagtgtgcaaggagcctcccttctcggatgtgcgagctttctttcctttttcgctcctctctaagaactctgcggtaagccattgcctttgcaaatcattccacaaattctcaagtaaccagccaggcctcttgttcttctttctagcatccgagaaagcatccgccaatctcttgcgagctttatgatgaaaatttgtagccacttccgcgctatagcggtcttcccatacacacttgctctgtatttcaaaagttaaatattagatggaaacatcataaatataaattattaaactgtttaaaagaacatttataccttaaattgattgaaaatttgctccttcagtgagaatgggcaatcagtccaagtcgcataagggccatcataaagctttctgatggcattggtgattatcctcgtagttttattacccggcctgaacctgcaatttaacaataaaaacacattaatatcttagtaaaaatgttacaaatcaatagacgcaaaaataatgaataacacttacccatcaccctcagggactatgatgatcctgccatatcgatcataatgcactacctcgtcatcaccatccgaagcatgtgtatcagaggcatgtgaagatggtgtaggcgggtcagagctaatgcctcccaggcgaaggcctgcaatagatggagtcgatgatgaagatggttgcgatccctgtgactgcgacatagctggatgcgacccaagtggatgtgataccgatggctgtgacccgagtggctgtgacccgagtggctgtgacatgggtggatgcgatccatgtggctgtgatatgtagggatgtgatccatgtggatgtgatgcagatggctgtgaggcagctggactgtatgtcggatgtatagtcctgtggccctgtgatagaagactgggtgtctgaatgaaggtgtacggctcgtgatgctgtggcagttcagtatagccgtgtggtggaggataagacataggcatctctgaaaaaggtggacaagagggagtattattttctaccctcctctttcccttcctacccttttctcgaccccgagaactagtagggtcattgttaccttgacccttgcctgccatctgcataatataatacacatttagattgaaacatataagaaactagctataaaatgagagtgctttaaaaaaccaactttttaatcctcatcgacgtattgttcctcgtccgagaattcttcgtcctcacttgtttgagcttcatcagttgattcctcgtcctcattttctataattgttacttcatttatatcaacttcttccaatatgcgttcaggatgttccaaatcattttctaactgatcgtccactatttggtgaatattggagatatcgttttgatatgcaacatctaacacattctcgacttccaccctacctacaggcttagtttttattacaacccaccaatcggacttattccgccgcaatggataaggagcataatacacttgcctaatgttatgtgca
This region of Nicotiana tomentosiformis chromosome 4, ASM39032v3, whole genome shotgun sequence genomic DNA includes:
- the LOC117280062 gene encoding uncharacterized protein encodes the protein MATTLNKILPDLSKLELLEESNYKCWSHKFLIFFELLEVDYALFNEPPADVVADSSNAAATIVVDDATKKKFEKDNKTVRGHLLNHMTNPLFDLFINYKSAKVIWDCLEKKYGADDAGKRSMWLESGSSFRWLMISQSWSRRFKQLCINKELFHDYEESANALNNVLYVPSLHRNLVSGALRNKTGLKLVFESDKVVISRRGDFVGKGYHSGTLFVLNIAQEITNNVSTFNSAYIAESIDLWHEAKHTKKPFKNVTSRKTELLKLGHSDLVDFKNIISKGGEKSYITFVDDSSRYIKVPFKKLDKTPYELWKGFAHNLKILKVWGCLANVGLPDFKYVTIGPKIFDAIFIGYAQNSVAYRFMSLNDSSIYESRDVEFFEHDFPLKNNLPSDVHNNSSTSMSINSHIVPSSNVTANEHENELRRSKRRRIEASFGPDFITTFLTKNIDLDILNSELVSIYLIEEDPMTYNEAMRLIDASFWKETIKSELDSIVSNHTWDLSNLPKGCKPISRK